aaaacccagcagtgtaTGCAGTTCTTTAcgcaaaccggtgcacctggcacctactaccataccccattcaaaggcacttaaaatcTATTGttttacccattcaccctctgaatgacagaTGTACCCAATCCATGTCTCacttgtttcaaggcttaaaaatccttctttaacctgtctccttcccttcatctacactgatttaaagtggatttaacaagtgacattaataagggatcctagctttcacctggattcacctgttcagtctatgtcattgaaagaacaggtgttcttaatattttgtgcactcagtgtatatttaagcaataaggccagaagTGTGGTATttgaccaatataccacagctaagggctgttcttaggcacgacgcaacgctgtatatcacaaacccccgaggtgccgtattgctattataaactggttaccaacataattagagaagtaaaactaaatgttttgttatacccatgttatacggtctgatataccaggctgtcagccaatcagcgttcagggctcgacccacccagtttataaatggccttgtgttttaggttattgtcctgctgaaatgggAATCTGTCTCTTTTTGAAAGCAGACTTAACCAGGTTTTcctgtaggattttgcctgtgcttagctctattctgtccttactgatgacaagcatacccataagatgatgcagccaccaccatgcttgaaaatatgaagtgtggtactcagtgatgtgttgtgttggatttgccccaaacataactttttgtcctgaatacaaatagttaatttatttgccacattttttgcagtttaactttagtgccttattgcaaacagacaTGTTTTGAAAtaattttattctgtacaggcttccttcttttcactctgttaattttgtggagtaactacaatgttgttgatccatcctcagttttcttctatcacagccattaaactctgtaactgttttaaagtcaccattggcatcatggtgaaatccctgagcggtttccttcctttgcggcaactaagttaggaaggatgcctgtatctttgtagtgactgggtgcattgatacaccatccaaagtgtaattaataacttcaccatgctcaaaggcatattcaatgtctgcttttaaaatgtttacccatctaccaataggttcccttctttgcaaggcattggaaagctccctggtctttgtaattgaatctgtgtttgaaattcaatgcttGACTGAGgggtaattgtatgtgtggggtacagagatgaggtaatcattcaaagatcatgttaaccactattattgcacacagagtgagtccctgcaacttattatgtgactcgttaagcacatttttactcctgaacttatttaggcttaccataacaaagaggttgaatacttattgactcaagacattttaacTCTTAATTTTTAAATAATtttgtctaaaaacataattccaatttcacattatggggtattgtgttcaggccagtgacaaaacatcttaatttaatccattttaaattcaggttgtaacacaacaaaatgtagaaaaagtcaaggggtgtgaatactttctgaaggcactgtatgttcaatCTAATTGTTCGACAATCCCCTTTCCAGACAGAATTTGTTGACTGTGCGGAGTCACAATAGAAAGCGACAAACCCTCTGTAGACAtgtgtgctgtatgtgtgtgcagTCTGATACAATATGATCTATTGGTGTGCTGTTATTTCACTGTGCTGTGAGGACTGCCCAGTCAGCACATTGAGTGTCGCACATGCTTATTCATGTGGGGAAGTGTCTCTGGTCTCTGCCCTGACTACTGGGGCAGGTCAGTCGGCCACGATCTATCTCAGAGGGGACAGCCtgagggacagagacagtggTTAGGTTTAATAATGCTGAGGCAGAATGTCCTCCTGTCGTTTGGGTCAAGGCAATGCTAATCGCCTCTCCACTGATCCTCTGTTATGACTGCAGCCCTGGGCTGACCTTCACACCCAGGCTCATCATAACTACAGTGTAACTATTGTGTAACTACATTACAGCTGTGTGAAACTGTTAACTCACTTCATTTTGAATGTAGTCCCACTTCAATGGGATTGATGTATTATTAAGTCATAAGGTTTACACCCTCTGTGTGTTCAGAAATAACTCAGgcctttgtctttctctcctaGGCTGCTAGGGAGTCATTGGTCCAGTGTGTGACTGACCCGTCTGTGGAAGAAGTGACTGATGCTGAAAAAGGTAAGGAGACCTATTTTAAAATGTGTGTTTTTATTCTCTGAATCTGAAAGCCAACCACCAGGACCAGTCATACATCTGAAAGCCAACCACCAGGACCAGTTATACATCTGAAAGCCAACCGCCAGGACCAGTCATACATCTGAAAGCCAACCGCCAGGACCAGTCATACATCTGAAAGCCAACCGCCAGGACCAGTCATACATCTGAAAGCCAACCGGCAGGATCAGTCATACATCTGAAAGCCAACCGCCAGGACCAGTCATACATCTGAAAGCCAACCGCCAGGACCAGTCATACATCTGAAAGCCAACCGCCAGGACCAGTCATACATCTGAAAGCCAACCGCCAGGACCAGTCATACATCTGAAAGCCAACCGCCAGGACCAGTCATACATCTGAAAGCCAACCGCCAGGACCAGTCATACATCTGAAAGCCAACCGCCAGGACCAGTCATACATCTGAAAGCCAACCGCCAGGACCAGTCATACATCTGAAAGCCAACCGCCAGGACCAGTCATACATCTGAAAGCCAACCGCCAGGACCAGTCATACATCTGAAATCCAACCGGCAGGACCAGTCATACATCTGAAAGCCAACCGCCAGGACCAGTCATACATCTGAAAGCCAACCGCCAGGACCAGTCATACATCTGAAAGCCAACCGCCAGGACCAGTCATACATCTGAAAGCCAACCGCCAGGACCAGTCATACATCTGAAAGCCAACCGCCAGGACCAGTCATACATCTGAAAGCCACCCACCAGGACCAGTCATACATCCTGccagcaacacacacaccctctattGATGTGTTTGCATAGGATTGGACACTGTGCTGTCACAGGCCCCACTGCCAACAGAGTTCGGCATAGTGATGCAGATGCGGTTACAGGCCTTACCCATTTCACACAGTCTGTAACTAAACCTGAAAGACTGGTGGTTTAGTAGACATGTCAACAGTATTGACAGTATTTTAACAGTATTGTCAGTATGTTGACAGTATGTCAATAATCATCTCAATTGTTAACAGTTAGAAGCAAAAATCTGAAAGGAAATCTATAATATATAGGCAGAGTCATGAAAAAAATATCTGTTTTGGCAATTCAGGTATGATCAATTAATTGTGTATTGTGAGATAATTAGGCTGGCTATTAATTTTCATCTTTATTGATTTCCCCAGCCCAAATATTGGCTCTGGAGCAGCAGCTATTGGAGAAAGACCATGAATTGGCTGCCCTGCGAGAGAGTCTTGTGCTGGCTGAAGAGCAGGGCTCAAATGATGCATTCAAGGTAAGCGCTGATCAGATTCTAGACCAGAGTGAGGACACTGCCATGGCCCCCTGCGACAGTCCTACAGTGCTGCCAGACCTCCTAGAAGACACGCGAGAGGAGGACACCACCCTGGTGGCAGAGGATAGGTCAATCCTGTCAGTCTCCGCTGATAACGAGAGCAGTCCAGAGTTCATTGAACCCCAGTCTGACTCTCCCGGAGAATCTAAGGGGGCCTCCTCTGATGAGATGGTCACGAGCAGTGACTCCGAGGTGGCCCACAGCAGCTGGACCCTCCTAGAGGCTGTGAACCAAGATGAAGGTCAGCAGTCGCCTCCCATACTGCAGGGCTTTAGCCAGCTCCAGATGCAATCCTGGGAAGAGAACAGCTCTGAGCAGGAAACATCCACAGTCCAGGTGGAGTCCTCATCAGTCATCATCCGTGAGACTGtgcaggtgcacctcagccagcAGGGGGCGACCCTCTTTGACTCTGACTCTGCCCCTGGACAGGTGTTTGCCCAGGCCCTAGCAGATGAGCTGCAGAACAGGTACAGTGAGCTCATGGTTGAGCTccagagactgagagaggctgcCTCAGAGTCACAGGAGAGAACCCAAGGCCTTGAGGAAGAGATTCGGTCCCTGACAGTTGCCAAGGATGAGGCAGAATCCCAGGCCCAGAGATATGAGGAAGAGCTCCAGTCAGCCAGGTCAGAGATGGACACGGTGGCCCAGCACAGTGGCTCTGACTTGGAGAGGCAGAGCATGGAGATGCATCTCCTGGAGGAGCAGCTGGCCGGCCTGCAGACAGAAGGCCGCTCCAAAGAGCAGCAGATCCAGGCCCTGCAGGCAGACCTGGACAAGGctcagcactctctctctcagcaggagGGCCAGGCCAGGATGCTGAGTGCCCAGCTGGAAGAAGGGGAGATCACCTCCTCTGAGCTGGAGCAGAAGCTCCAAGACATGGAGGCCAGCCTACTGGAGATCTCCCAGGCTAGGGACATGGCCAAAGCTGTACTGTgtgagagggacacagagattAACGAGCTGCAACTGCGCATCACCCAGAAAGAGCAGGAGATGATGGAGCTGAGCAATGGCATGTCTGCCAAACTGCTCCAGACCGGTGAGGAGAAGTTCCTGATGAGTGCTGAAGTCAAGAAACTGAAGGAGCAGATAATTGAGCTTGAGAAAGCTGGAGAAAAAGAGAAAGCGAAAGGGGAGAGTCATGTAGAGGATAGTGATGAGCTCACTAGTTTGCGAAAGGACAAAGAGGATCTGACAACCCAAGTGGCCACCATTAAAAAGAGGTTGCAGGCAGCCCTGGTGCAGCGCAAAGAGCTGATGAAAAAAGTTGCGGCGTTTGAGAAAGAGGCAGATCAAAGGAAAGGACAAGTAGGGAAAGCAACAGAGGAAGCCCCTGCAAGTGTACCAGCTTTAGAAAAAGACAGAAAACAAGAGGATATGGCAATTGAGACTACTCTCGAAGAGTTCAGACAAGCCTTGAGGTCCAAAGAAGAGGTCATGGAGGTTTTGGAACAGAAAATCAGCCAGCAGGATCAGGTTCTGGAAGAAACACTTGAAATGAACAGAAGGCTGAGTGAGGGAGCTCAGCACACTCCAGAGGCTGACACCTCATCTGAAATCACTGGGTTGCAGTCCCAGGTGGCCTCACTGGAGTCAGATTGCGAAACACTGCAAAAGAAACTCCAGGAGGCCCAGGACTCTCGCAAAGACACCATTCGCATGGCCAAAGAAAAGGACAGGCACCACCGCGAACAGCTTAAACAGCAAAAGGAAGAGTACAACGGGCTGTTGGAGCGTTTGGAGGAGCAGGTTGGTGAACGAGATGGGCTGTTGACTAGACTGAGAGAGCTCGAGGAACTGCAGGCACAGAAAGAGGAGAGCACAGAGAAGGAAGTCCATGCCGAGCTGGAGACCAACGCTGCAGTGGAAAAGATTGAGAAGCCAGCTGCAGGAGATTGGGTCCAGGAAGACTGGGTGGACTTTGCCGCTCCTGAGAACGAAGCACAACAACGAGGTGATAAACCCATTCCCAGTGCTGAGGAACCCTCTCAGGTACTTTCAGCTGACATTGAGGCCTCATTTCAAGCTCTGAAAGAAGAGGTCCAGGCTGAGAAGGCATCTTGTACAGAGTTGGAGGGCCAACTGCAGGAAAGCCAGGCTAGCCTGTCACTCAGGGAAAGTGAGCTTCTAGAGCTGGGCAAAGAGCTGCAGGccctgagagagaaggagagccaTATTGAACATGTCTATGAGGAGTTGGAGGCTCTGAGGGAGAAGTGTCTCCAGGCTCAGACCTATGCAGAAGCTGTGAAAGCAGAGTTGGAGGCTGCGGCCAAAGGAGCCGCCTCAGACTCCGCTGAGTCCACCATTGCCATCCTGCAGACAGAGGTGGAGGACTTCAAGCAGTTCCTGAGCAACAAGAACGATGAGATCATGGAGCTTAGCCAGCAGCTGGGTGAGCAAAGCTCCCTCCTCCAGTCTATGCAAGAGACAGTGTATGAGAAGGACCAGTCGATCGCCTCCCTGCAGGAAGGCCTGAGAGCAGAGAAGGAAAAGAGCCAGAGACTGGAGGCCGAGATCCCCCAGAggcaggaggaagagaagggcaGCGAGGCCAAGATCCTGCAGCTTCAGCAGAAGCTCAAGGCCGCCCTTATCTCCCGCAAAGAGGCCCTCAAAGAGAACAAAAGCCAGAAAGAGGAGTTGGCCTCCACTGAGAAAGTCATCACTGAACTGCAGCAGAGGATGGATGCTAGAGAAGTCGAGCTGGAGAAGctgagagcagaaagagagaggctgataGAGGAGGTCGATCGGACCTTGGTGGAGAACCAGAGCCTTGGGGGATCCTGCGAGAGCCTCAAGCTGGCCATGGAGGGTATGCTGACAGAGAAAGACTTCTGTAAAAGAGAGGCCGAGTCTGCCAAGGAGGAGGCTGCCCGGACATGCAGAGAATGTGAGGAGAAGGTGCATGGGATGAAGGATGAGTATGAGACTCTGCTAAAGTCCTATGAGAACGTGAGTGATGAGGCAGAGCGTGTGAGACGGGTGCTGGAAGCTGCTAGGCAGGAGAGGAAGGAGCTTGTTGCTAGAGCCAGGACCCACGAGGCAGCCAAGCAGGAGGCTGAACGGCAGAAAGAAGAGGCCCAGAAAGAGGTGGACACTGTCAAAGACAAGATGAGGAAGTTTGCCAAGACCAAGCAGCAGAAAATAATGGATTtagaggaggagaatgagagactccgagagatggatgaaaagaaaggAATAAGAAGGGAGGACAAGGCACTCAAAGGAGAACTTGAAAGACTCAAAGAAGAGTTTGAGGCTCTGAAAGCTGATTTGAATGCCACTACGGCACAGAGGGACTCCTTAGAACAGCAAGTTGTTGAGGTGAGGGAACAACTAGCCCAAGAGCTAGAGAAAGGGGACAGATTAGCTCGAGATAAAACCCCCAGCTCTGATGATGTAGTGGAGGAAACTGTTGTTGCCCAGCAGTCTAGTACAGTCATGACTGAAACTACCCAAGAGCCAGTTAAGAGCCAGCCTCAGGACATAGAGCCACATAGTCAGGCTATAGAGTCTGAGGTAGCTGCACCTGAAATGCACTCTTTTGAGGAGACGGGGAAGAACGAAATAACTGAAAGTACACAGGCCCTAATTGATGTGAAATTGAGCAAAATGGAGGCAGCCCTACAGTCAGAGAGGGAACTGAGGCAAGAGCGTGAGGCTGAACTCACTGCTGAGCTGGCCTCTCTGGAGCAGCGCCTTCAGGAGAGTAAAGAAAAGGAACAGACCCAGGGGGAGGAGCCAGTGAAGACGGACATGTCTGAAAGTGAACTGGCCACAATTGAGGGAAAGCGGAGGGAAATGGAGGCAGCCCTACATTCAGAGAGGGAACAGTGGCAAAAGAGTGAGGCTGAACTCAAGGCTGGACTAGCCTCTCTGGAGCAGCTCCTTCAGGAGAGTAAAGATAAGGAACAGAGCCTGATGGAGGAGAGCTCTAAAAGGGAAGCCCAACTCCAGGAGCTCCACAGCAGCCTGGAGGTAGAGAAGGACGACCTAGAGGAGCGTCTGATGAACCAGCTGGCCCAGCTGAATGGCAGCATCGCCGGCTACCAGCAGGACGCGGCAGACAGCCGGGAGCGCCTTGCGGAGCTGCAGCGGGAggtggagagactggagagggagCGGGCCGAACTGGAAGCCCTGGccgagagcgagagggaccgggcagccAGGCTGGAGGAGGACAAGAggcaggcccagagagagagggccgAGGCAGAGGCAGAGTCAGGGAAGCAGAGGGAGCTGGAGCAGCAGCTGAAGTCCGCCCAGAGGGTGAAAGAGGGCAGCCAGAGTCGGGCAAAGCAGCTGGAGGAGCTACTGAGAGAGAAGCAGCTGGAGGTGCGCCAGATGCAGAAGGACTGCATCCAGTACCAGGAAAGGATCAGCGAGATGGCCAGGGAGGGCAAGGCTTTGCAACTGGGCAGCAACGAGATCCACAAAGAGCTTGGGCAAGCCTATCTGGAGAGGACCAAAGTCACAGACGCTTTGAAGAAGACTGAGGCTGAGCTATCTAACTGCAAAGCCCAGCTGGTTGAGGCCCAGACAGAGGCCAGCCAGGCCCAAGCTGAAAGGAGAGCCTGTGAGCAGACCGCTctacagagagaggctgagttGAAAGCAGAGGCAGAGCAGAGCCTGGACTCTGTGAGGTTCAGGCTGGGAGCCGAGCTGAAGCAGATTGAGCTGAGGTTGGAGGAGTCTTaccgggagagggagagagaggagaatgccacccgggaggcaaaaGAGCTGGCTGACACCGCTGAGAGACAGGCCCAGCAGATGCAGGCCCGCCTGGATGAGTCTCTGGCCCGACTGGCTGCCTTCTCGCGCTGTATGTCCTCCCTGCAGGACGACAGGGACCGCGTGCTGGATGAGACCCGGCAGTGGGAGAGTCGCTTCAACAGCACCCTCCAGGGGAAGGAGGCCGAGGTGCGGGAGGGAGAGACCCGCTCCAGAGATCTGGCTGAACAGCTGCAGAAAGAGACCGCACAGAGAGAAGAGCTACAGCTTACAGTGGACAGGTAAAAATGGCTACAGTTCCTGAAAAAGTTAATTAATTAAATTGCCCCAATTTCCTGCCAGGTTTGTGATACACTATAGTGTGTTatgtaatgtgttttttttttcttgttttttgtcCAGACTGCAGAAAGCAGACGAGCAGTGGCAGCTGAAATGGGAGCaggaagagaagaggctccgtGAGAACCAGGCTGCCCTggagcaggagaggggggagCTTCAGAAGTCCCTAGCCCAGACTGAGACCTCCCTGGCTGACACTCGCGCCCATCTGGCTTCCCTGGAGAGCGAGGCGGAGGGGCTCCGCCACAGAGCCCAGGCCCTGGAAGAGGCAGTTGGGAAGCTGCAGGGAGAGACCAACGAGGCCAGGTCCCAGCTgaaggagagggaagcagaggggAGAAGGCTGGGCCTGAGCGTGGAACAACTGGAGACAGACCTGCGCTCCTCCAAGACCCTGACAGAGAGCCTGCAGACAGAGCtgagtgagaaggagaggagagaggtagagctgcTGGGGGAGAAGGAGCAGGCCGTGACACAGGTACGCATCACTTTTATTTCATCTCTGCTTTATGACATGTTTTGTCATCACAATGAATAGTTGCTCATTTCAATGCCCAGGGTGTCAAATTCTACATTTATTCAAAATAGGGTGTAAAAATTCCCTACAAATTTATTGTGATGTTACCGTTTTGATTGAGCTATCAAGTTGTTTTACGAGCTTGGAAATGTGTAAACCCATACTCCTGCATCTTCTTCACTGCTTACATGCTTTCTCCCCCCCAGGCTGCAGAGGAGGCCAGGAGGGAGGCTGACGCCAGGGCCCAGGAGGCTGagaaggagctggaggagaggagagaggaggtgcgGGGTCTGGAGGACCGGCTGCGGAaggcagaggaggagagcagcCACAGCAAAGCCAGGCTGGACGCCTTCACCAAGGCCATGGGCTCTTTACAGGACGACAGAGACAGAGTACTTGGCATGTACAAACAGCTGGAGGAGAAACATCTGCAGGTAAATAAACAATGATAACACTCATGTGTACAGAGGCATAAATGGCAGAAGAGATTCTGAATGGATTCTCCTACACTTAATGTAAATCGGTGGTAAATGGTCCATGTCTGTTTACGTACACGCATGTCATCGACATGCTGAAACTGTATGTAGTGAGAAGAGGGATATTATTAGTGTGATAGTACTGTAGAATGTCTTCCTCGTACCCCAGTTGTATAACCCATCCCTCTACGTAATGGGTCTGTTGTCCCAGGTGATGATGGAAAAGGACGCTCTGATCCAGGAGGCTGCTGCGGAGAATAACAGTCTGAAGGAGGAGCTGCGCTCCCTATTGGTCCAGAGGGACGACCTCCATGCAGAGAAGGCCAAGCTATCTGCCCAGCTTCACGGCTACAGGGACGACCTTACCCAGGTCCTCACCATGAAGGAGTCCCAGCACAAGCAGCTCTTGTCCGGCCAGCTGGAGCGCATCGCTAccctggagaaggagagagctgaGCTAGAGGCTAAGATCAAGagcctggagggaggggaggcttTTGTTCAGGCGGTGGAGAGGGAGACACTCAGCCAGGCTGGTGATAGTGGAAACAGGCAGGTGAGAGACGCTCCCGGGGCGGAGGTAGAGAAGCTGAGGGAGCAGCTGCaggctgccagggcccaggtgGAGAGCCTGGAGGAGAGCCTTGCCAAGGAAAGAGAGGTGCAGGAGGCTCGGCAGAAGGAGCTGAAAGAACTGCGTTGGGAGGGAGGGGTGACGCGCACGGAGTCGGAGACAGCGGCAGAGAGGGTGGCTGAGCTGGCCCGAGACCTGCTGAGCATGGAGCAGaggctgctggaggagagggaggtggccGGCCAGCTCCGGGCCCAGAACCAGGCATTCGGCCAGGCCATGGCGTCACTGCAGGGCAGCAGGGACCAGGCACTCAGCCAGGCCCAGGAGCTCAGCCTCAGACTGGAGGAGATGAGCAGGGCAGGGGGCCAGCAGACACCCACCACGGGCCATGGAGGATCCACTGCG
This Oncorhynchus clarkii lewisi isolate Uvic-CL-2024 chromosome 21, UVic_Ocla_1.0, whole genome shotgun sequence DNA region includes the following protein-coding sequences:
- the LOC139378519 gene encoding golgin subfamily B member 1-like isoform X2 — translated: MFSRLSQGFTNVLQELSGDEPPDGAPQDMLVPQLPPGDAPGAPEESGPGVEEEPLERLAHLEQLTVHLKEVVRDKDSQLATFETQLKSERETAEARFTKLKLQAKTKMATLNKQIADLKGQEGATSSPDSSFTSSAPAVEEELQELRKQLSEVSTSAKNLEERLQMSEQALCEKEAVHTEQVRVLQAVVCEKDVRFQEQIQKHEDELLRVTVQSQNDAELQQVQQALRAAQRRCEEQEEAMRSRCQVLEMLQGELNNADQQKQILTAQFRQMEQELAEAGRQREQELAEAGRQREEERQQWAGWSSQAEAELVALRANLEASEQDRAAQLANLEASEHDRAAQLASLEASERDRSTQMEELTVKLECATREREEVTNREVARLEKELAALREEYGEGQRAGEALAELLTGLRSLAGEGVKEDSPVPTDPAQCLGTLQALEARLERLRVEQRESEERCAQVTHTMETLQEQLDKRTAEGEEAVARIQQLEQQIGMAARESLVQCVTDPSVEEVTDAEKAQILALEQQLLEKDHELAALRESLVLAEEQGSNDAFKVSADQILDQSEDTAMAPCDSPTVLPDLLEDTREEDTTLVAEDRSILSVSADNESSPEFIEPQSDSPGESKGASSDEMVTSSDSEVAHSSWTLLEAVNQDEGQQSPPILQGFSQLQMQSWEENSSEQETSTVQVESSSVIIRETVQVHLSQQGATLFDSDSAPGQVFAQALADELQNRYSELMVELQRLREAASESQERTQGLEEEIRSLTVAKDEAESQAQRYEEELQSARSEMDTVAQHSGSDLERQSMEMHLLEEQLAGLQTEGRSKEQQIQALQADLDKAQHSLSQQEGQARMLSAQLEEGEITSSELEQKLQDMEASLLEISQARDMAKAVLCERDTEINELQLRITQKEQEMMELSNGMSAKLLQTGEEKFLMSAEVKKLKEQIIELEKAGEKEKAKGESHVEDSDELTSLRKDKEDLTTQVATIKKRLQAALVQRKELMKKVAAFEKEADQRKGQVGKATEEAPASVPALEKDRKQEDMAIETTLEEFRQALRSKEEVMEVLEQKISQQDQVLEETLEMNRRLSEGAQHTPEADTSSEITGLQSQVASLESDCETLQKKLQEAQDSRKDTIRMAKEKDRHHREQLKQQKEEYNGLLERLEEQVGERDGLLTRLRELEELQAQKEESTEKEVHAELETNAAVEKIEKPAAGDWVQEDWVDFAAPENEAQQRGDKPIPSAEEPSQVLSADIEASFQALKEEVQAEKASCTELEGQLQESQASLSLRESELLELGKELQALREKESHIEHVYEELEALREKCLQAQTYAEAVKAELEAAAKGAASDSAESTIAILQTEVEDFKQFLSNKNDEIMELSQQLGEQSSLLQSMQETVYEKDQSIASLQEGLRAEKEKSQRLEAEIPQRQEEEKGSEAKILQLQQKLKAALISRKEALKENKSQKEELASTEKVITELQQRMDAREVELEKLRAERERLIEEVDRTLVENQSLGGSCESLKLAMEGMLTEKDFCKREAESAKEEAARTCRECEEKVHGMKDEYETLLKSYENVSDEAERVRRVLEAARQERKELVARARTHEAAKQEAERQKEEAQKEVDTVKDKMRKFAKTKQQKIMDLEEENERLREMDEKKGIRREDKALKGELERLKEEFEALKADLNATTAQRDSLEQQVVEVREQLAQELEKGDRLARDKTPSSDDVVEETVVAQQSSTVMTETTQEPVKSQPQDIEPHSQAIESEVAAPEMHSFEETGKNEITESTQALIDVKLSKMEAALQSERELRQEREAELTAELASLEQRLQESKEKEQTQGEEPVKTDMSESELATIEGKRREMEAALHSEREQWQKSEAELKAGLASLEQLLQESKDKEQSLMEESSKREAQLQELHSSLEVEKDDLEERLMNQLAQLNGSIAGYQQDAADSRERLAELQREVERLERERAELEALAESERDRAARLEEDKRQAQRERAEAEAESGKQRELEQQLKSAQRVKEGSQSRAKQLEELLREKQLEVRQMQKDCIQYQERISEMAREGKALQLGSNEIHKELGQAYLERTKVTDALKKTEAELSNCKAQLVEAQTEASQAQAERRACEQTALQREAELKAEAEQSLDSVRFRLGAELKQIELRLEESYREREREENATREAKELADTAERQAQQMQARLDESLARLAAFSRCMSSLQDDRDRVLDETRQWESRFNSTLQGKEAEVREGETRSRDLAEQLQKETAQREELQLTVDRLQKADEQWQLKWEQEEKRLRENQAALEQERGELQKSLAQTETSLADTRAHLASLESEAEGLRHRAQALEEAVGKLQGETNEARSQLKEREAEGRRLGLSVEQLETDLRSSKTLTESLQTELSEKERREVELLGEKEQAVTQAAEEARREADARAQEAEKELEERREEVRGLEDRLRKAEEESSHSKARLDAFTKAMGSLQDDRDRVLGMYKQLEEKHLQVMMEKDALIQEAAAENNSLKEELRSLLVQRDDLHAEKAKLSAQLHGYRDDLTQVLTMKESQHKQLLSGQLERIATLEKERAELEAKIKSLEGGEAFVQAVERETLSQAGDSGNRQVRDAPGAEVEKLREQLQAARAQVESLEESLAKEREVQEARQKELKELRWEGGVTRTESETAAERVAELARDLLSMEQRLLEEREVAGQLRAQNQAFGQAMASLQGSRDQALSQAQELSLRLEEMSRAGGQQTPTTGHGGSTAEVWGLKNSLSALQNDRERLLEQLQRQHSELTRLGGGELSRLSQELEEEKRRSDEMVDRMRELDNLRQRENQELEILRLEQVDWQAQAELLKQQTLATLSDRDQQVRQLGAMLEEARATRPKPPEEHHQRQAPLEADLSSKVEVLQSESGPLNDLQLREQRITQLSNKSAEPVAVPPSPQLSQVFEENRHLSSQFQGSSQRLDEAESRCTALQRQLQELHEDKRNRTGEVDSAPGAPQQHSGPSESESLRVDFEELQRRLDEEQQYRVAVEEQLMAAQDRLKLINQGEWQSAHEGQFSASETAVLIEPPGGSVTRIRSSNGPGLMRMLRVSFCSRQRTPLLVSLYLLTVHVLLLLCLGGYV